One window from the genome of Epinephelus moara isolate mb chromosome 21, YSFRI_EMoa_1.0, whole genome shotgun sequence encodes:
- the zbtb41 gene encoding zinc finger and BTB domain-containing protein 41 → MKKKPNNPVRPKRSRQVSASNECATEPGAVLGSTAPANSETVPESTSQIRHLTMPQQSHNLLKFLNEDRTRQRFCDVSVSVGGKLYSAHKVVLAHGSSYFHAELSKNPATAHVTLDHVEDSVFQQLLGFLYTSECVVTETDLPALTEAARFLDMMDILKLLCKEGDNNPVRVIQAQDEVRGSPEVEITSGDSPDGDTDTQSPCDAQCTMSSRPFGTEDLHNLVAESQTEAQQETSTEKEKTAAQRTATTRRSARRRRTPTKYLRDNVEYTIDTPEEKQSSVSPREQDEVRTEEAGKVVVENQAPKLDLNETSKASQGEDVADEEEEEGDMNEDVDLQRKVVEVCAADKSAGQQGLDVERTERQADGEVEVSVPAAGSSTQSPVYPEGLAPVIIQISSKKTLKCPKCNKTFDRAGKYESHTRVHTGEKPFQCDICLQRYSTKSNLTVHKKKHASNAPFQKKEHKCPFCNKLHASKKTLAKHVRRLHPDHIQEFLTKRKRKSEGWKCAICLKTFSRRPHLQEHMILHTQERPFKCSFCDEYFKSRFARLKHQEKNHLGPFPCEICGRQFNDTGNRKRHIECTHGGKRKWTCFVCGKSVRERTTLREHLRIHSGEKPHLCSICGQSFRHGSSYRLHLRVHHDDKRYECDECGKTFIRHDHLTKHQKIHSGEKAHQCEECGKCFRRHDHLTVHYKSIHLGEKVWQKYKTALHQCEVCKKEFKGKSSLEMHFRTHSGEKPHRCPECNQTFRIKKTLTKHMVIHSDARPFNCPHCSATFKRKDKLKYHVDHVHSNRFTEQPLGTLSEVKIVTIPFEEPSKVYRAEPKSNLQSTPPPTNVCVPVTLVPVQMAAGAQGNLSTHRASSISSQTHSVVSMQTQGQQQNSGYQAATELAFLEKYTLTPQPANIVHPVRPDQMLDPREQSYLGTLLGLDSASSVQNISNSEHAH, encoded by the exons ATGAAGAAAAAGCCTAATAATCCTGTGCGTCCCAAACGCAGCAGGCAGGTCAGTGCCAGCAATGAATGTGCCACAGAGCCGGGTGCTGTGCTTGGCTCCACTGCCCCAGCAAACTCTGAAACTGTCCCAGAATCAACCTCACAGATCAGGCACCTGACTATGCCGCAGCAAAGCCACAACCTCCTCAAGTTCTTGAATGAGGACCGGACCCGACAGAGGTtctgtgatgtgtctgtgtctgtgggtgGGAAACTCTACAGTGCCCACAAGGTGGTGTTGGCCCATGGGAGCAGCTACTTCCACGCTGAGCTGTCTAAGAACCCTGCTACAGCGCATGTGACTCTGGACCATGTGGAGGACTCTGTGTTCCAGCAGCTGCTTGGCTTTTTGTACACCTCTGAGTGTGTTGTCACAGAGACGGACCTCCCCGCTCTAACTGAAGCGGCTCGATTTCTTGACATGATGGATATACTAAAGCTGCTCTGTAAAGAAGGGGACAACAACCCAGTACGAGTGATCCAGGCACAGGATGAGGTAAGAGGGTCTCCTGAAGTTGAAATAACTTCAGGTGACTCGCCAGACGGTGACACAGACACCCAGAGCCCGTGTGATGCTCAGTGTACCATGAGCAGCCGCCCGTTTGGCACTGAAGACCTGCACAACCTCGTGGCTGAGAGTCAAACTGAGGCACAGCAGGAAACCTCGACGGAGAAAGAGAAGACGGCAGCTCAGAGGACGGCTACCACGCGGAGATCAGCTCGGAGGAGGAGAACACCCACCAAGTATCTGAGAGACAACGTGGAGTACACTATCGACACTCCCGAGGAAAAACAAAGCAGCGTGTCACCAAGAGAGCAAGATGAAGTAAGAACGGAAGAAGCAGGAAAAGTGGTTGTGGAAAACCAAGCGCCCAAACTGGACCTGAACGAGACATCTAAAGCATCTCAGGGGGAAGATGTCgcagacgaggaggaggaggagggagacatGAATGAGGACGTGGATCTCCAGAGGAAAGTTGTTGAGGTTTGCGCAGCAGACAAGAGCGCAGGTCAGCAGGGTTTAGATGTAGAGAGAACAGAGCGCCAGGCTGATGGAGAGGTTGAAGTCAGTGTGCCAGCAGCGGGAAGCTCTACCCAGAGTCCAGTGTACCCTGAAGGTCTGGCTCCAGTCATCATCCAAATTTCCAGCAAGAAGACTCTCAAGTGCCCCAAATGTAACAAGACCTTTGACCGCGCAG GGAAGTATGAGAGTCACACCAGAGTTCACACCGGAGAGAAACCATTCCAGTGTGACATCTGCCTTCAGCGCTACTCCACCAAGTCTAACCTGACCGTACACAAGAAGAAGCACGCCAGCAACGCTCCCTTCCAGAAGAAGGAGCACAAATGCCCCTTCTGTAACAAACTCCATGCCAGCAAGAAAACCCTGGCCAAGCATGTGAGGAG GCTTCATCCAGACCACATCCAAGAGTTTCTTaccaagaggaagaggaagagtgaAGGCTGGAAATGTGCT ATTTGTCTGAAGACTTTCAGCCGCAGGCCTCATCTGCAGGAGCACATGATCCTGCACACCCAGGAGCGGCCCTTTAAATGCTCCTTCTGTGACGAATACTTCAAGTCCAGGTTTGCCAGGCTGAAGCACcaagaaaaaaatcacttag GTCCTTTTCCATGTGAGATTTGTGGCCGACAGTTTAATGACACAGGCAACAGGAAGAGGCACATTGAGTGCACACACGGAGGCAAAAGAAAGTGGACCTGCTTCGTTTGTGGGAAATCTGTAAGAGAAAG GACCACTTTGAGGGAGCACCTGAGGATCCACAGTGGGGAGAAGCCTCACCTCTGTAGTATCTGTGGCCAAAGTTTCCGTCATGGCAGCTCCTACAG GCTCCACCTCAGAGTCCACCATGACGACAAGCGCTACGAGTGTGACGAATGTGGGAAAACCTTCATACGCCATGATCACCTGaccaaacatcagaaaatacaCTCTG GTGAGAAAGCACACCAATGTGAAGAATGTGGGAAGTGCTTCAGGCGCCATGATCACCTGACGGTCCACTACAAAAGCATTCATTTGGGAGAGAAAGTGTGGCAGAA ATACAAAACGGCTTTGCATCAGTGTGAGGTTTGCAAGAAAGAATTTAAAGGAAAGTCCAGTCTGGAAATGCACTTCAGGACCCACTCGG GTGAGAAACCCCACAGATGTCCCGAGTGCAACCAGACATTTCGGATCAAGAAGACCTTGACAAAGCACATGGTGATTCACTCAGACGCTCGTCCTTTTAACTGCCCCCACTGCAGCGCCACTTTTAAACGAAAAGACAAGCTGAAGTACCACGTCGACCACGTGCACAGCAACCGCTTTACTGAGCAGCCCCTCGGCACACTCAGCGAGGTCAAAATAGTCACCATTCCTTTTGAGGAGCCCTCTAAGGTATACCGCGCTGAACCCAAGTCAAACCTCCAGAGCACCCCTCCTCCTACAAACGTCTGCGTGCCCGTCACTTTAGTTCCTGTCCAGATGGCAGCAGGAGCACAGGGTAACCTCAGCACTCACAGAGCCTCATCCATCTCCTCCCAAACTCACAGTGTGGTGAGCATGCAGACTCAAGGACAGCAGCAGAACTCTGGCTATCAAGCTGCCACAGAACTGGCGTTCTTAGAAAAGTACACCCTCACTCCCCAGCCTGCCAACATCGTCCACCCAGTGAGGCCCGATCAGATGCTGGACCCCAGAGAGCAGTCGTACCTGGGGACGCTGCTGGGACTGGATTCAGCTTCCTCTGTGCAGAACATCTCCAACTCTGAACACGCACACTGA